Proteins encoded within one genomic window of Balneolaceae bacterium:
- a CDS encoding S41 family peptidase, which produces MKYARKAIVFILLAAVLIFSAAFVYQSDLFFQIKKNLTIFSDVYKEVAIQYVDDVSPETLMERSINSMLETLDPYTVYIDEGEQRQMEILSSGSYGGIGIDAGYRGDQIVIIAPLDGYPAQRAGLRPGDIIKEIDGVRVVDLTPEEVQQLTVGDIGSEINLKIQRPGFEQEMDFTLTRERIEVKNIRYAAKIGEDQNFGYIQLVRFGQGTSEEIRQTLLEMKNSGSFEGLILDLRNNPGGLLNEAVSLVDKFIEPGVTVVETRGRLESHNSTLVSQEPAMFEELPLVVLINNGSASASEVVAGALQDLDRALIAGETSFGKGLVQTVRPLSYNTSLKITVSKYYIPSGRSIQSVDYLHSGSEDNNRSVPDSLRRAFKTKNGRVVYDGNGIKPDIEFQDDPSSMLDLALQKNNRYFFFVNDLLAKSGDSAQQDIPSDLFSQFTTYLIEDGFTYEMPVDQHLAALESNIGNFSQEESARENVDELNALLRDYKISQIYQNEEMIDRKLKEEWISQTMEDEQRIKAVLELDELVNISLDFLDNPYQYRTELRP; this is translated from the coding sequence ATGAAATATGCCCGAAAAGCTATAGTATTTATTTTACTGGCCGCAGTTCTAATATTTAGTGCGGCCTTTGTATATCAAAGCGATCTGTTTTTCCAGATCAAAAAAAATCTCACCATTTTTAGTGATGTCTACAAAGAAGTAGCTATTCAATATGTAGATGATGTTAGCCCTGAAACGTTGATGGAGCGGAGCATAAACTCTATGCTGGAAACTCTTGACCCCTACACCGTTTATATTGATGAAGGAGAACAGCGGCAGATGGAGATTTTGTCGTCAGGGTCCTATGGCGGTATCGGGATTGATGCAGGATATCGGGGAGATCAGATTGTAATAATAGCACCGCTTGACGGGTATCCTGCCCAGCGAGCGGGTTTAAGGCCGGGTGATATTATTAAAGAGATTGATGGTGTGAGAGTTGTAGACTTAACCCCCGAAGAAGTGCAACAATTAACGGTTGGGGATATAGGGTCAGAAATTAATCTAAAAATTCAGCGCCCGGGTTTTGAACAGGAGATGGATTTTACGCTGACTCGTGAACGCATTGAAGTTAAAAACATCCGATATGCTGCAAAAATCGGAGAGGATCAGAATTTTGGATATATACAATTGGTACGCTTTGGCCAGGGAACCTCTGAGGAGATTCGGCAAACACTTCTTGAAATGAAGAATTCGGGTTCGTTTGAGGGATTGATTCTCGATCTGAGAAATAATCCGGGGGGACTTCTGAACGAAGCAGTTTCACTGGTGGATAAATTTATTGAGCCCGGAGTTACGGTGGTAGAGACTCGCGGCCGCCTGGAATCTCACAACAGTACACTCGTTTCCCAGGAGCCCGCTATGTTCGAAGAACTACCACTTGTGGTGCTCATCAATAATGGAAGTGCCAGTGCTTCGGAAGTTGTTGCCGGTGCCCTGCAAGATCTGGACCGGGCACTAATCGCAGGCGAAACCAGTTTTGGAAAAGGCTTGGTACAAACAGTTCGACCGCTTTCGTACAATACTTCGTTAAAAATCACGGTATCAAAATATTACATTCCCAGCGGGCGCAGTATACAGTCTGTGGATTATCTTCACTCAGGTTCAGAGGATAACAACAGATCTGTTCCCGATTCTTTGCGACGCGCGTTTAAAACAAAAAATGGCCGGGTGGTGTACGATGGAAACGGCATCAAACCGGATATTGAGTTCCAGGATGATCCCTCCTCTATGCTCGATCTTGCGCTCCAAAAAAACAATCGCTATTTCTTTTTTGTGAACGATCTGCTTGCCAAATCCGGTGATTCAGCTCAACAGGATATTCCATCGGATCTGTTCAGCCAGTTTACAACATATTTAATAGAAGATGGATTTACATACGAGATGCCTGTGGATCAGCATTTAGCTGCATTAGAATCAAATATTGGAAATTTTTCTCAGGAAGAATCTGCCAGGGAAAATGTAGATGAATTAAATGCTTTATTGAGGGATTATAAAATTTCACAAATCTATCAGAATGAAGAGATGATCGACAGGAAATTGAAAGAGGAGTGGATTTCTCAAACCATGGAAGATGAGCAGAGAATTAAAGCTGTGCTGGAGCTGGATGAACTTGTAAATATATCATTGGATTTTCTTGATAATCCATATCAGTATCGTACTGAGTTGAGACCATAG
- a CDS encoding PHP domain-containing protein — protein sequence MGKADLHIHTNASDGDLSPEDLIKKVSQKNLEVIAITDHDTISGYLDAKEFASDKEIELIPGVEISTVWNEREIHVLAYGFDEENGDFLRLIANQKQARRKRMRAIVDVLKREGIDIDYDEVRAESHPGNIGRPHAASVLINKGYVASVSEAFIRYLSTDKVKQIKTDYAVLEDVLTTVHDAGGVVSVAHPGPMYTKNEMKDLLKHPFDGIECIHPSHSYKVQKIFLDLAKSNKLLITGGSDFHGTGKSEYDPYLGVVTISLQFVEALKRSARSRKNMIVQ from the coding sequence TTGGGAAAAGCTGACTTACATATCCATACCAATGCGTCTGATGGTGATCTTTCGCCCGAGGATCTTATCAAGAAAGTATCCCAAAAAAATCTTGAGGTAATTGCCATCACCGATCACGATACCATAAGCGGGTATCTTGATGCTAAAGAATTTGCCTCTGATAAAGAGATTGAACTGATTCCGGGTGTGGAGATCTCAACGGTGTGGAATGAGCGCGAGATTCACGTTTTGGCTTACGGTTTTGATGAAGAAAATGGTGATTTCCTGAGGCTCATTGCCAATCAAAAACAGGCCCGCCGAAAGCGCATGAGGGCGATAGTGGACGTTTTAAAAAGAGAAGGTATAGATATTGACTATGATGAAGTTCGTGCGGAATCTCATCCCGGAAATATCGGCCGTCCACATGCTGCATCTGTACTTATAAATAAAGGCTATGTTGCTTCGGTATCTGAGGCGTTTATCCGTTATCTTTCTACAGATAAGGTTAAACAGATAAAAACAGATTATGCGGTGCTGGAAGATGTTCTAACTACTGTGCATGATGCCGGTGGAGTAGTTTCTGTTGCACATCCCGGCCCAATGTACACTAAAAATGAGATGAAAGATCTGCTGAAGCATCCGTTTGACGGGATAGAATGTATACATCCCAGCCATAGTTACAAGGTTCAGAAAATATTTTTGGATCTGGCAAAATCGAACAAGCTGTTAATTACGGGCGGCAGTGATTTTCACGGTACGGGTAAATCGGAATATGATCCCTATCTGGGCGTTGTAACTATAAGCCTGCAATTTGTAGAAGCTCTGAAGAGGTCAGCAAGATCTCGTAAAAATATGATCGTTCAATAA
- the ribH gene encoding 6,7-dimethyl-8-ribityllumazine synthase has protein sequence MTVLEQKKDINWSDIKVAVVAARWNSFVTDEMLEAAIRALQAKGIQDSNITSIRCPGSFEIPITCKWCLEHLDSDGVVAIGAVIRGGTPHFDYVCDAVTRGITDLNLSSGKPVTFGVLTTDTVEQARERASEEKGNKGAEAALALCEMLTIERSIESASG, from the coding sequence ATGACTGTATTAGAACAAAAGAAAGATATCAACTGGTCTGACATAAAAGTGGCTGTAGTGGCTGCACGTTGGAATTCATTTGTAACAGATGAGATGCTGGAAGCTGCAATCCGGGCGTTGCAGGCAAAAGGAATTCAGGACTCTAATATTACATCCATAAGGTGTCCCGGATCATTCGAAATTCCGATTACCTGCAAGTGGTGTTTGGAACATCTGGACTCCGATGGAGTGGTAGCAATCGGGGCCGTTATCCGTGGTGGAACACCCCATTTTGATTATGTATGCGATGCTGTGACCAGAGGAATTACCGATTTGAACCTTTCATCAGGTAAACCGGTAACTTTCGGTGTATTAACCACAGACACCGTTGAACAGGCCAGGGAACGAGCCAGCGAAGAGAAGGGAAACAAAGGTGCCGAAGCTGCACTTGCACTATGTGAAATGCTGACAATTGAGCGATCAATTGAAAGCGCATCAGGGTAA
- a CDS encoding isoprenyl transferase codes for MSLKPLSLTDNKQTDEDKKLQERLKSSGAIPEHIAVIMDGNGRWAQKKGNIRLFGHKAGVESVRDITESCAQLGVGYLTLYAFSTENWNRPPAEINGLMKLLVQTLRNEAERLNKNDIKLVTIGQTERLPKRCQRQLQEVIDLTADNGRMQLCLALSYSGRWDIKEAVKNIAEEVEKGHLKPDEIDDDLIGSFLSTATVPDPDLIIRTSGEFRISNFLLWQLAYSELYITETYWPDFRRDELYQAIFSFQKRDRRYGKVKNGHNKNMSASVINQIRS; via the coding sequence ATGTCTTTAAAACCTTTATCACTTACAGATAATAAACAAACAGACGAGGATAAAAAGCTTCAGGAGCGTTTAAAATCTTCTGGTGCCATACCCGAACATATTGCAGTTATCATGGATGGGAATGGCCGTTGGGCACAGAAAAAAGGAAATATCCGCCTGTTTGGTCACAAAGCCGGGGTTGAGTCCGTTCGCGATATTACAGAATCTTGTGCTCAGCTTGGGGTGGGTTATCTGACTTTATACGCATTTTCTACTGAAAACTGGAATCGTCCGCCTGCTGAAATTAACGGCTTGATGAAATTATTGGTTCAGACTCTCAGGAACGAGGCTGAACGTTTGAATAAAAATGATATTAAACTTGTAACCATCGGACAAACAGAACGGCTTCCCAAAAGATGCCAAAGGCAGTTGCAGGAAGTGATTGACCTGACGGCAGACAACGGACGTATGCAGTTGTGCCTGGCGCTGAGCTATTCGGGCCGGTGGGATATTAAAGAAGCTGTAAAGAATATTGCCGAAGAAGTTGAAAAGGGTCATTTAAAACCCGATGAAATTGATGATGATTTAATTGGTTCTTTCCTGTCAACTGCAACCGTTCCTGATCCCGATCTTATCATCCGAACAAGTGGAGAGTTCAGAATCAGTAATTTTCTGTTGTGGCAACTGGCCTACTCAGAACTGTATATTACAGAAACATACTGGCCCGATTTTAGACGAGATGAACTTTATCAGGCAATATTTTCATTTCAAAAACGTGATCGAAGATACGGGAAAGTCAAAAACGGACATAACAAAAACATGTCCGCATCAGTTATAAACCAAATTAGATCATAA
- the bamA gene encoding outer membrane protein assembly factor BamA, producing MFNSKHFFYLIFLLFLSFSINQSVVAQDSDSTSIEIQDPTTITPRNYQIRDITLSGLITARESYLMNSSGLEIGESIQIPGEQISSAIRQIYRTGIFSDVQISHERVGTNEVIINIEVQEEPRLERYEITGVKRSHRRDLREKLNLLRGFAVTNSVREQALITIRRFFREEGYWGTEINIREELSDDGRNRLRLVFEIDAGERVKVREINFEGNEQFDDRKLRKEFDTIKQDRWWRIFKRHVYTQEEYETGIDNVLQFYRDNGHRDVRVLQDSVYVDDWRSKEGVYFDILLDEGPQYRIRNIDWEGNTVYTDEQLTNFFQFQKGDVFNETRFYNNLEFSQDETDITSLYNNIGYLFFQVNPNIEIVQGDSLDVTFEIIEDEIATIRRVSFSGNTKTHDDVVRRTLRTIPGNTYSRSAIIRTVRELSQLGYFTQEGITPDINPNREESTVDISYQLDESQGTDNFEFSGGFGGRQIGVILSARVNFNNFSVGRMFEPGGWSPIPSGDGQKLSLGVQVTGRGYQSYSFSFTEPWLQGKPTSLGVSMSYNFLNYNTRRFTSLDQPDRKNELFTASVSLGKQLDWPDDYFSRRLILTYNRFNVLGFSGIFEDGQADILTLRSVLSRNSLNNPISPSAGSEFSISGEVALPVPGFAQFYKIKSGYQHHYNIVDKLVLSGTVDYGYMGYFSDNNRSNFQRFYLGGTQIQQRQNFLNDNIDMRGYPGGFDGVISPVDENQNQIGGRVFNKYTMELRYPAVSSEQIQLIPYIFMDAGNTFNTLNKFDPFNVKRAVGFGARIYLPILGLVDLSYGYRLDGTPASTDGPGLQAGEWEFLFNIGAPF from the coding sequence GTGTTCAATTCCAAGCACTTCTTCTATTTAATATTTTTACTGTTTTTATCTTTTTCTATAAATCAATCTGTTGTTGCGCAAGACAGTGATTCGACTTCGATTGAGATACAGGATCCAACGACCATTACACCGAGAAACTATCAAATTCGGGACATTACCCTTTCCGGATTGATAACAGCCCGTGAAAGCTATTTAATGAATAGCAGCGGACTCGAAATTGGGGAGTCTATTCAAATTCCGGGGGAACAGATTTCCTCTGCAATTCGCCAGATTTACAGAACAGGAATTTTTTCGGACGTACAGATCAGCCATGAAAGGGTGGGTACAAACGAGGTTATTATAAATATTGAAGTTCAGGAGGAGCCCCGGCTCGAACGTTACGAGATTACGGGTGTAAAACGATCACATCGACGCGACCTTCGGGAAAAGCTAAATTTATTGCGAGGTTTTGCGGTAACCAATTCTGTTCGTGAACAGGCGCTTATAACTATTCGCCGTTTTTTCAGAGAGGAAGGATATTGGGGAACAGAGATTAATATACGAGAAGAGCTGTCCGATGACGGACGGAACCGGCTGAGACTTGTTTTTGAAATTGATGCCGGAGAGCGGGTCAAAGTACGTGAGATCAATTTTGAAGGAAACGAACAGTTCGATGATCGAAAACTGCGGAAAGAGTTCGATACCATCAAACAAGATCGCTGGTGGAGAATATTTAAGCGGCACGTTTATACTCAGGAAGAATATGAAACGGGAATTGACAATGTTCTGCAATTTTACCGTGACAATGGGCACAGAGATGTTAGGGTACTTCAGGATTCTGTGTATGTAGATGATTGGAGAAGTAAAGAAGGGGTTTATTTTGATATTCTACTCGATGAAGGACCTCAATACAGAATCCGAAATATTGATTGGGAAGGCAACACTGTTTACACTGATGAACAGCTCACAAATTTTTTCCAGTTTCAAAAAGGAGATGTATTTAATGAAACAAGATTTTACAATAATCTTGAATTCAGCCAGGATGAGACGGATATTACAAGTCTCTATAACAACATTGGTTACCTGTTTTTCCAGGTAAATCCAAATATCGAAATTGTTCAGGGAGATTCTCTGGATGTTACGTTTGAGATTATTGAGGATGAGATTGCCACCATTCGCCGAGTCTCTTTCAGCGGAAATACAAAAACTCATGATGATGTTGTGCGCCGTACTCTTCGTACAATACCGGGAAACACTTACAGCCGGTCAGCGATTATAAGAACCGTTCGAGAGTTAAGCCAACTCGGCTACTTTACACAAGAAGGAATTACACCTGATATTAACCCGAATCGTGAAGAGAGTACGGTTGATATTTCTTATCAATTGGATGAATCGCAGGGAACGGATAATTTCGAGTTTTCCGGTGGATTTGGGGGGCGCCAGATCGGGGTGATTTTATCAGCTCGTGTCAATTTCAATAACTTTTCAGTGGGACGTATGTTTGAACCCGGCGGCTGGAGTCCAATTCCTTCCGGTGATGGCCAGAAGCTGTCACTGGGTGTTCAGGTTACCGGTCGGGGTTACCAAAGTTACAGCTTTAGCTTTACGGAGCCGTGGCTTCAGGGTAAACCAACCTCGTTGGGTGTAAGCATGTCGTACAACTTCCTGAATTATAATACACGGCGGTTTACCAGTTTGGATCAGCCTGATAGAAAAAATGAGCTTTTCACTGCCAGCGTAAGTTTAGGCAAGCAATTGGATTGGCCGGATGATTACTTCTCAAGACGGCTGATTCTTACATATAATCGATTTAACGTTCTTGGATTCAGTGGTATTTTTGAGGATGGCCAGGCTGATATTTTAACACTCCGAAGTGTTCTCTCAAGAAATTCATTGAATAATCCGATTTCACCAAGTGCCGGATCAGAGTTCAGTATTTCTGGCGAGGTTGCTCTGCCGGTTCCGGGATTTGCCCAGTTTTATAAAATAAAATCAGGGTATCAGCATCATTACAATATTGTAGATAAACTGGTATTAAGCGGAACTGTTGATTACGGTTATATGGGCTATTTTAGTGATAATAACCGCAGCAACTTCCAGCGATTTTACCTGGGGGGTACACAAATCCAGCAGCGCCAAAACTTCCTGAATGATAATATTGATATGCGGGGTTATCCCGGCGGATTTGACGGTGTGATTTCTCCCGTTGATGAAAATCAAAACCAAATTGGTGGTCGTGTATTTAATAAATATACGATGGAGCTTCGTTACCCGGCTGTAAGTTCAGAGCAGATCCAATTGATTCCCTATATATTTATGGATGCTGGTAACACATTCAATACTTTAAATAAATTTGATCCGTTCAACGTGAAGCGTGCTGTAGGTTTTGGTGCCAGGATTTATCTGCCAATATTAGGATTGGTTGACTTGAGTTATGGTTACCGCCTCGATGGAACACCGGCGTCAACAGATGGGCCGGGATTGCAGGCAGGCGAATGGGAGTTCTTGTTTAACATCGGAGCACCGTTTTAA
- a CDS encoding OmpH family outer membrane protein, translating to MLCKRCTYSIFIVLFLLVDVADGQDQKIGFIDSDVIMQQMPEYSGIEQRLNLISENWQQEIDEMEEEIAELEREFEAREILFTEEIRQERLNEIEQRKNELDQYIEEKFGPQGEYYTRQKELLEPIQRLIFDALTRVAERDSYDFVFDRAEDSRFLITQEEWNLTEDVMLELGINETGN from the coding sequence ATGTTGTGCAAAAGATGCACATATTCGATTTTCATCGTTCTGTTTTTACTGGTTGATGTTGCAGATGGGCAAGATCAAAAAATCGGGTTTATAGATTCGGATGTCATCATGCAACAGATGCCGGAATATTCCGGGATTGAGCAACGATTGAATCTTATTTCAGAAAACTGGCAGCAGGAAATTGATGAAATGGAAGAGGAAATTGCTGAGCTTGAGCGTGAGTTTGAAGCACGGGAAATACTCTTTACCGAAGAGATTCGGCAGGAACGGCTCAACGAAATCGAACAAAGAAAAAATGAACTGGATCAATATATTGAGGAAAAATTTGGTCCGCAGGGTGAATATTACACCCGTCAAAAAGAATTGCTTGAGCCTATACAAAGATTAATTTTTGATGCGTTAACACGGGTAGCTGAACGGGATTCGTATGATTTTGTATTCGACAGAGCCGAAGATTCCCGCTTTCTCATCACCCAGGAAGAATGGAACCTAACGGAAGATGTGATGTTAGAATTAGGGATTAATGAAACAGGAAATTGA
- a CDS encoding OmpH family outer membrane protein: protein MKRLSITCLLLLVPLAVSAQLRVAVMNPDSVLDAMPESAEVQAELESYIQERQNTFQQRYQDWIDQMTEYSEQAEAGNLSQEEQAEEEERLNELQQELNSFQQRIQQQIQQRQTELFNPLLMRVEEAMAEVSEEMGYDYVLNKSSNMGDPIVYYTSERAPDITQQVIDKLTQN from the coding sequence ATGAAAAGACTATCTATTACATGTTTACTTTTGCTGGTGCCGCTTGCGGTCTCGGCTCAGTTAAGAGTTGCGGTTATGAATCCTGATTCCGTTTTGGATGCAATGCCGGAAAGTGCTGAAGTTCAGGCCGAACTTGAAAGCTATATCCAGGAACGCCAAAATACGTTTCAACAACGTTATCAGGATTGGATTGACCAGATGACTGAATATTCTGAACAAGCTGAAGCCGGTAATTTAAGCCAGGAAGAACAAGCCGAAGAAGAAGAGAGGCTTAATGAATTACAGCAAGAGCTTAACAGTTTTCAGCAAAGAATTCAGCAACAAATTCAACAAAGACAGACGGAGCTTTTTAATCCGCTTTTAATGCGGGTAGAAGAAGCCATGGCTGAAGTTTCTGAGGAGATGGGATATGATTATGTTCTTAACAAATCTTCAAATATGGGCGACCCCATAGTCTACTATACCTCAGAAAGAGCTCCGGACATCACTCAACAAGTAATTGACAAACTTACTCAAAACTAA
- a CDS encoding OmpH family outer membrane protein, translating to MKKLNILSIATLLILTALMAVPTAEAQVAEGDMEIGFVDPRAVLQRMPEMSAVRQRIQNLAERKQTELAERQQQLQSEIELYQQKVGVISEEARQTEEQRLTELDQEFRQMQSQAQQEIEQRRSELMAPLLQQIQGAIDTVASERGLDYVLNTTTSTGDVIILYVSPDVESEYDITDAVMQNLGI from the coding sequence ATGAAAAAATTAAATATACTATCTATCGCAACGCTTCTTATTCTTACAGCACTGATGGCTGTACCAACGGCCGAGGCTCAGGTAGCTGAAGGTGACATGGAAATTGGCTTTGTTGATCCCAGGGCTGTATTGCAACGAATGCCCGAGATGAGTGCTGTTCGACAAAGAATCCAGAATTTGGCCGAAAGAAAACAAACAGAACTTGCCGAAAGACAACAGCAACTTCAATCAGAGATTGAATTGTACCAGCAGAAAGTAGGTGTTATTTCTGAAGAGGCACGTCAGACTGAAGAGCAACGCCTGACAGAGCTGGACCAGGAATTCAGGCAGATGCAATCCCAGGCTCAACAAGAGATAGAGCAACGACGCTCAGAATTAATGGCACCGTTGCTACAGCAAATTCAGGGAGCAATTGACACAGTAGCTTCTGAGCGCGGCTTGGATTATGTGCTCAATACGACTACCTCTACAGGTGATGTGATTATCCTATATGTCTCTCCTGATGTTGAGTCTGAGTACGACATTACTGATGCCGTTATGCAGAATCTTGGTATCTAA